In Cryptomeria japonica chromosome 5, Sugi_1.0, whole genome shotgun sequence, the genomic window AGGACGACAAGCATCCAGCCCATAAAAACTGTATCTCAAGAGAGTCCAACTCCTTAAGAAACCCAACcagagccacttgaagcatacacctGTAAATAGGGAGAGCTTGAACAACAGATTTGAGAAGCTGAACCCTTCCAGCAAAAgacaaccatctatgagtccaatgattAACTTTCACCCGAAACTTATCAATGATATTCTGCCAAGAACCCTTGGGAAGACGACCAACAGAAATTGGAATGCCTAAATACATAAAAGGGAGAGCCCCTATCTGAAATCTCAAAATGTTAGCAATTCTTCTCTGAATGGGGGCAGGGgtattgaagaagaagatggaagacttatcttcattgatcaattGCCCCGAAGCCACCAAGTAAACATCCAACAACTGTCTCAAAAAAGTAGCTTCCCTAACAGTAGCCATCCCTATCAAGgcagtgtcatccacaaactgtaaATGGGACTGCGGAGGCAAGTCTCCCCCCCAATGCCAACCCTGAATGTTGCCTAACCCAACATTTCTTCTCAGCAACCGCCCAAGACCTTCAGCAAAAAGAAGAAATAGGTACGGGGATAGAGGGTCTCCTTGGCGAAGACCCCGAGAAGCTCCAAAAAGTTCAGAGTGATCTCCATTTATCAGTACTGAGAAGGATActgacgtaacacaactcataacccattggatccattcagcACAAAATCCAAAAGCACGAAGGATCTTCCGAAGGAAGGACCATctaaccctatcataggccttagccatatccaatttAATAAACATAGTCTTCTCCTTGGAGCAGGCCATAGAGTGGATGGTCTCAGTGGCAATAAcaaccccatccaaaatttgtcgCCCAGCAACAAACCCACTTTGTTCCTCCAAGATCAACACTTTAAGCCATTTCTTCAGTCTCTCTACCATTAATTTCGCAATAATCTTATAAGCCACATTGCAAAGGGAGATAGGCCTAAACTGAGTTAACCTATCCGCACCTTCACACTTGGGAATGAGGGCAATGAAAGTGGAATTAAGAGCACGCAACATCTGCTTGTTCCTCTGGGATTCCTGAACAACTGCTAGAAGGTCCAACTTTATGAtttcccagaactcttgaaaaaaCTCTATTGGGAAGCCATTCGGGCTAGGAGCTTTACCCCTCTTAATCTGAAACACAATCTCCTCCAGCTCCTCTAGAGAAATCTCCCTCATCAGATCCTCATTCGCCTCCCTGGAGACCAATTGAGGGACACACGAAAGAACCTGTTCCTCCTCAACCGAACCTCCATGAGAATCCTCTTTAAAAAGAGCAGCAAAATACTGAGAAGCTTCAGTCATGATTTCCTGAAACGAGACAATACGGTCCCCTCTGTCATTTACTAGCACAGAAATAGAGTTACCATGCCTCCTAGCCTTCACAGAGTTAAAGAAAAAAGCAGTATTTTTGTCCCCTTCCTGCAACTAGTCAATCCGAGCCTTTTGCTTCCAATATATCTCCTCACGTAACTCACATTCCTCTACCACCTTCAAAGTTCTAGCCTCTTCTTTCAAAAGATCCTCCGTAACCCCAATCTCCCGAATCAGTCTAGTAACATTATTTAACTCTTCTTGGGCAACAGCTTTATCATGAAAAATATTGCCAAAACACCAACGATTCCACCTTTTAAGCTGATACTTGACAAATTGGAGAAGCTTAGCAAAGATATACATTGCAGTACCAAAAGCAGGTCTACCAATCCTCCACCACACACCCACTTGGTCGAAAAGAGTAGTGTCCCATAACCACATAAGCTGGAATTTGAAGGAAGGAGAACGAGGAGCACGAGCAGAGATGATGCTAAGCTTGATAGGCCAGTGGTCCGAACCCCTCCAATCCAAGATTTCAGAGGAGGTAGACCATAAGTCACCAACCCAGTAACAAGAGACCAAGAACCGGTCAAGCCTCTCAGCAACACAGTCTTCCCCAGTTCgcctattattccaagtgaaacGACCATTACTGGGTTGAACATCCATAAGATTTAGATCAGAAATGCTATCCCTGAGAAGCAAAGCAGAAGGCTCCAATCGAGCAATTCCACCCCTTTTCTCAGACAACTCCACAATAGCGTTGAAATCCCCAGCCAGAATCCATGGGTGGAAAGGAGCCAGGCTACGAACATATCGAAGATGAGACCAAAGAAGCTGTTTACCCTGATACTCAACAGGTGCATACAAATTCGAGAGGAGAATACATTCTCCAGTCACCGAGCAAGAGGCCACCAACGAAACAGCCGATCTTGAAGACAACCACCAGAGAGGGCTAATCCTCTGTGGATTCCATAAGCAAGCCACCCCCCCAGACGCACCATGAGctccaacacactgacactcaccATACTTCCACAACTTAGGTACCATATTCACCATACTCTCCACGGAAAGCTTAGTTTCCTGAAGAAAAAGAACATCCGGAGATTGATTCCTAACCAAATCACGAACAGCTTTTTGtcgagggccactgttcaagccccgcACATTCCAAGATATAACAATCATTTCTGGGTACACAAGAAGTGAGAATCCAGGGGCTTAACTGCCCCTGACTCCACCAGAGTCTCCCCAGTTGACTTAATCTTTTCTAAATCCTTTTTCCTACCCAGCTTGGGGTTCTTCTCCCCGACCCCTTTCTTTAGATCCTTTTGCAAAATACCCAAGCGCGAAGAGGAATTGGAGCTCTTTCCAACTTCCCCACCAGTCTTTATAGGCAAGGGAGAACCCTCTCCCCCCTTTGTCAAAATCTCATGCACAGTATCCGGTCCAGCCGAAACAATCAACTGCTGATCCAAGTCCATCTGCCCAACTCCCGATTCCTGCCCAACCTGAATAACCTCCAAAGGAGGCCCATTCTTTCCTAAACCCAAAGCTCCTTGATCCAAGTCCATCAAACCGGGATTCACTTCTTGTTGGTTGAGATCATCCAACACCTCAAACCTGTTAAAAGAAACATCATCCTGCCGCTCCCCCAAAGTCCTCTTCTGCCCCCGATTTCTGTTGCGAGCTTTGACAGGAATAAATCCATCCTCAGCCATTTCATCACCTGGAATAGAccccttccccttgtccaccccaGGTGAGTTGCGATGAGATTGACCAGAATGGGTCCCTACTGGCTTAGCCTTAGGGCACCTACGCTGCaagtgaccatactcatgacaaaaTCGACACCGAAAAGGTAAAGTTTCATAGTCTATCTGTTGCACCCATGTATATGATCCTGCACTCACCTCCACAGAATCTGGCAATGGCATGCTTAAATCAATTTCTACACAAACACgggcaaaagtcattacctttttAAACTGCGTCTGTTGCGAAGACCCAACTGGTTTACCAAGCAGTGAAGCCACCAAATGAAGGACATCCTCACGCCAACATTCTATAGGAAACCATGGCAgacgaacccacactggaaccctactCGGGAGTTCCTCAGTCGGATTGAAACCCGCATGCCACGGCTTCATAAACAAACCCACTTGGTTATAGAAATAAGGACCCCCCTCAAAGATCCTATTCCGATCGGCCATGCAATCAAATGAAACCATAAAGTAATTATTAGCTAGGAGTctaatctccatttctccttccggCTGCCAAGTCCTCTGAGCCCAAGATTCCAAAAATTGCAACGAGATCCTTAAACCCATAAACTTGCAATAAAAGGAGTGCTTCGAATAATACTCAATATCATCCGCCAACAACTCCATCGGGATAACCAGCTTCAGTCTCTCCTTACATCTTTCCAAACATCCATTAATTTTTGTAACTCTAGGTCCTCCAGACAGTCCAGAACTATTCATCTCCTGGTCTGAAGCAAAAAGATTATTATCAAAAACCTTTGTCCCCAGTGTCGACGGTTTAGATCCAAAGGCCAGCCGGAAATCCATCCCAGGTCCACCCCTAGAAGAATCCCCTTGAGACATGAACCCAAGACAAGAGCTCAAGTGGGCATGCAAGCCCCCGGGACGAGAAAGCACAGGCAGCACCCTGCGCAAGGCAAGGCAAAATCCCTCGGGCACCAAACTACAGCCCTCCAAAATCAAGAAAGATGGGTAAAAGGTAGCTCCACCCCCAATCGAGGCACCACTCAGCCCGAAAAATCTACTGGCGCCGCACCAAACCCTACTCTCCGCAGCCCACACACAAAGCCCCCCACTGATCTTGCCAGAAGATAGCACTTACTGAGAAAAGACACACCACAACTCGCCACCACACCACCCGTTGCAGAGAAAACACCCGACCACACCCAAACGGCGAGCAAAGGACTCCTCCAGCGCGCAGCAAAGGAAAATGAACTCGCAAGAAAGGCCAACCAGGCCCCAGCTTCGCCCCAAACTCAGACAAAAACCCCCCTCCCGCGCACAGTCGACAGAGAACAGAAATCGAGCTAGGGCACGGACGCCCTAGCTTGGCCGGCGCAGCACAGATCCGCCTCCATTCCCATCTTCAGCTTTACTTTGCAATATAAATTATGTTCTTCATAATAATTTATTTCAGCTTCCCTACTATAATTGCCATGTGTTATTATGTGATGGATTCTTGTATACATTTATGTTTCATAATTTATTTTGGCTAGACTAAGTTAGCCTGTACATTTTTCAAGTTCATGAGTAATGTAAATCATTGGATTCAAAGTTGTTTTTCATGTTTCGTCTTGAGTCTATGGATTGAGGATAGTGATTGCACTATATGAATTTAACAATTAAACGAAAACAGAGTCATTTTTTGGTTGGGACTAAACTCTCtattattctatttttaaataataaaatttatgttGTTTTTGTAAACTCTTGATCTTGATATAGATTCCCACAACAAAAATACGAAGCTAGAAATAATTCCAGTTTTTCAAAACCTGGGAGCCTTCAACATTATGATTGCAATCCATCACAAAGAAGAGGTTGCTTTCTACTTTGAATTGAAATATTTATTGTTCCATGTCAACACATCCAAATGAGATAATTTGGTGGTTTGGACAAAATTGTATTTTACTCAATTTTAtatttgttgttctttaggtaACTTTCCAAGTTTGTATAAGGCAACCAAAAGTAATTAGTAAGttacaaattcatgttgtttattgtAAGATAAGAAGTGCTAACAATGGGATTACAATTATAGTTCATGATTATTATAGACAGCCAAAACAAAGTAATTTTCTAGTTTGGATTGAAGTCTCTATTGTTCTATATTTTAAGAAGTGGAATAGAGTAATTTTCTGGTTTGGACTAACTTCTCTATTAACATTTTGTTTTTCAATATCTACGTAGCCTCTAGGACATTTCAATGCATACGCTTCTTCTCATGCTTTAAATTTTGTGTTTGCCTTTATCTATGGATTTTCTATAGTCATCCATGCAATAAAGCAAATGTAGAAAAATCAACCTTCTAGGCTAGTCTTGAGAATAATGTACAAAAAGTATTCAAATCTAAATTTAACTATGACAGAAAATATGTAGAAAATTAGAAACACGTACAAAAGCATCAAtaatacaacacataacactagtattACATGAGGAAAACTCTTTTGgaggaaaaactctactccaaacattTTTAATGTATTATAAAATTAAACAAGAGATTATAAAACACTTGCTCCTATGTTCTTAACTACTTTGTCTCTAATACTTTGGAGAAGGTTATTGTTGTGCATGTACAGATAAAACATACACATCACTCCAAATGCATTATAATTCAAGATAATTTTAGTCAATTGAAGTTGATTGCTATTTACCTCATTTGATATAGCTTTTAATTCACAAACTAGAGCTTCCATTGTCCTGTCAATACCCCTAGCAATCTAAATGGGATTCACTCCATCTACAACAACTTGAACACAACAGCCTTGTCATTCagaaaattgtttccaaaaatcaGTTAATACTTTTTCAATTCTCTATTcaacataaaacaaaaaataactgcatatttattgtaataacccaccaaaaattaactcaacaaatttgaccattctttttttatttattttaatttaatcatttttgtttgattcaatcgcatactttgggcatccatccatttggattaggcattcatccatctgggatgagcatctaaccatatgggttaagcatctgtccatacgggacataagatttcatctatccaatacgggataggcatccacCCTTACAGGATAcgcatctatccaatcaggataggaggtgatctggccagagacttagactcatcgggaccattcgggtcctgagccacacactaagtactacactcttctaacagaagtgcatcgaggtcgccgtccttaggagtaattaaataacataatacaagcttgaattctgcctcaaaatttggattaaagcctcgggaagtcaagcgaaccCATACGGGATTcattccgagtatgcattgaattactttttttttcattttaattatctttcaaattaggattcttactcaatcctccttcttaccaagcctagaccccacccacgaacgcctgaatACTAGGGACAAtttcatcccaagactgcctacatacccgtttcggcacgggatcaaggcataaagtatgtagttctattttctattctatggtttgatgtaaaatgattagtgggtatgcaaccctttctagggtcaatgtcccagacagtttctctgcggttgctacccacggtcgTAGCGCTTAAATAAAGGCTCAAGATGGcttattgtttgtggcctaaaacaactacatcctaacacctatcataagcatcacccttgaacaaattgtcaatcaccaatatctcttcaagattaaatcaatttcataaaagcattttacttaatcaacgctaaagggggtttactatggtttaactcaacggatgtaaaatcatttaaggattatctcgttagattatcgatccaagagggattacctgccccttggattttaacttccaagtgtcccttattactccccgatgatttatagggacgatgccacagacgtcgttgatgcagctttattaggcattaagtgcagcagttcaacacgacgacattacccgtaagcgtgacccagaggcactgtatataccaaacgctgctaggttttCGTTTTCCAAGCAAccaagtaccatttgataaaaagaaataccattcttctacaactaaactaattaatatataatggtatgataatGACATTTATGAAAAaaaacatgtaacttgcatgaagataatggaaatgtaacttgctcatcaatgaatgcaatttaatataggcatgatgcaaaaatagtgtcatttacatacaaaattaagCAATGTTTATTTCTATCATGAGAATATTTAATTATAGAGTAACTAGTTCCAAATGAgcaattagtttatacttttggaaattttggatcgaatcataataataagacttatttgtttttaagtgagcCTAAAATCATCAATCAAGTAATCCAATAAATCCTCAAAGGGATTGAgacaaaaattttaaatttaaaatcttTTACACAATAATCCTAATTTTATTAACTTAAATTTTAACTAAAGCAATTATTAGCAATTACTTAAAATTTAACCTAAAGTAATTACTAAAATTCCAAATTGCAATTTAAAAggaataaattaaaaaaactaactataaaaataaaatgagCGAATTGTTTGTTTTAATAGTAAATagggggggtggggaccacgggtcccatcacccctacgGTCCTGCAGGCACAGGCCCatagggttgaggggacaccgcaggcccctccactccccctgtgGCCACTGCtgtgacagtgaccgcaggggtagtggagggtaccactaccCCTGGCGGTTACAATAACCGCCACCCCGGCATGCCATCCGTTATTCATTCAAAATAATTTTCGAATACCGTGTCATTGCTAATTTATATTCGCCTTGcaacatttaataaattttaacgtttgaaatatatatatgtgtgtgtgtgtgtgtgtgtgtgtgtgtgtgtgtgtgtgtgtgtgtgtgtgtgtgtgtgtgtgtgtgtgtacatgagGATTACATTTCCGGATCATTAAATTACATAAAAGAAGAATATATAACAAGTATGTGTATATATAAAAAGAAAACATTAATGTAAGAGTGAGAATAACAATTTAATCCCAGGGACGAAaaatataacagagaaataaaataaacagaGAAATAATTTGCTCCAACGATGCACAGATTATCAAAGAAACAGGAAGATGTTTATACTGAGAAATACAAAGCTCACATAGAGGGAtttatattctatttctcaactAATGTTCGGAGAGGGGGATTTATTTCTTCATTCGCAGAGAGATTTATTTCTAcactcacagagagatttatttcttcacacagagagatttatttattcattcacagagagagatttatttattcattcacacagagagatttatttattcattcacaaagagatttatttattcattcacagagagagagattcacaaagagatttatttattcattcacaaagagatttatttattcattcacagagagagagatttattcattcattcacagagagagatttatttattcattcacagagagagttttatttatttttatattcaatatcatctctagttttcaagagaaaacagaaaagaaaaaaatctgattttctaccttttaaatagatcaaataaaatatgcaagagaaatctacatttgtatttaaaaagagaaagaattatatcactgcatttctttaaggaaacaaaatagattttcttcctatctaCCAATTATGAAATGATTTCTTCCATAAAACTATATTCAACgaaagaatctagaaactatatattttttgataatacaaattactcatatgacaaaaggagagaacctgatttactgaagcttgatgttgaatcctctagctatccttttgatccttccttgcaacttgagagaaatccttcaaacaacaacttaaaaatcctgcaacgaaaatgagactacaaaagaagatcctactactaaaacttgggaaatttccttcagaacaaaatcaactcccttctttgaaacttgcatacaattttataagaaaaatccctcaattccactatctagataatttaattaaaaaaagagattcttttccaatattggactcatgcaaattgattaaacttagtgggggagttacatgcaaggtggtggagattcctctagaagcttcttattcttccttcaacatgtgccataattgggagtggaaaatgaataaataaaataaatgcctTTTGAATCATATTCTCCaagcgtgtgtgtgtgtgttcattttattcttttataacatttattcaatcattttaagtagtttaaccaaaaacataatagaattgtatttaaatcaaaaagtgataaaggagggttgtgacattctcccccccttaatttgtgcatcatcccaatgcacttattgaatgtatccaaaagagtctatagttcatgattaaaacaaaaaaggaaacaactgctgcatttccttagtatcctcccacgtggcattcttttcatcgtACTGATTCCATtgcactttgcattgatcaacctctttgttgcgcaattggcactgaCACCTCTCCAAGATTTTCAGTGGATCTATCATTATtgctcccatttcctggacctgtaaagcatcccaattcaaaatgtgtttctcatcaggtacatactttttaagaagagatacatggaagacatcatggattcggctcaactggggaggtaaggccaacaggtatgcaactggattaatccttcccaatatttcaaagggtccaacatgaCGAGGtgtaagcttggtctttttcccaaaccttatggaactcttttgtggcctaacccttaggaagactttctctcccacttcaaactcccttggtgtccgatttttgtctgcataactttgctgcctatctgaggcttccttcaatctctgcctaatttccttagttttcctttccatctccttcaacatatctggtccactaattactctatcttcaagactatcccaactcaaaggtgttcgacatggtctaccatacaatgcttcgaaaggtgccattcccaaagatgtttgatatgtattattgtaagcaaactctaccaaaggtaggtactcttcccatttcttctgttggtccatgcagtacctgcaaagtaggtcttccaaaatctgatttgtccgtTCCATTTGgccgtcggtttcaggatggtatgcagtgctaaaatttagttgagttcccaaagctgattgaagagtggtccaaaaccttgaagtgaatctagcatctctatctgatatgattttctctggtattccatgcaacctaaatatttccttcacaaaatgcctagccaaggtaggtgcatcatccgtcaggttccctggtataaagtgtgccaccttagtgagtttgtcaattaccaccattattgcatcatgtctagaaggtgacatgggtaacccttgcacaaaatccatgctaataacttgccacttgtgttgaggtacatcatgtaactgtaataatccagctggatgtctatgttcagCGTTTACTCTTTGAcgctccaaacatttagccacatatttgactatgtcattcttcatcccttgccaaaagtataacttctttaggtctgcataaagtttgttaactcctgggtgacctgaataaggggcattgtgagcctctgacaagactacttcccttaagtttcctgaattaggaatatagattctattattgaatCTGAgaaatccatcttcatctaatgtatacccttcaaccttaggatcagttggatcgtattctaaagtcaatttgacttgctcataccatgtgtcatgtccctgctcatccattacttgccttttgaaggaagttttgaatgttgctatagtcatcaagtgtctcctcctacttaaagcatctgccaccctattttccttccccttaatatattcaatttcaaaatcatattcacttagaaactctaaccaccttctttgtctagcatttaagtggggttgggtaaagatgtactttagtccttggttatctgacttcaaCTCAAAGAgtttccctagtaagaagtgtctccatttctgtagggcatgcacaattgctactaactctaagttgtggggtgcataattaacttcatgagtctttagcttcctcgattcgtaagctactaccccttcatcttggacgaGTACTCCTCCTAAGCCTTCAATAGAAGCGttagttatgactgtgaagtgtccattcgggtctggtacctttagaatgggtgctgaagttagtttccctttcaaaatttggaattccttatcactttgttctatccacacaaaccttttacccttcctttgtaatgaggtgatggggtttgctatcttagagaatccttccacaaacctcctatagtaacctgctagccccataaagcttcttacttctgaaatgtttttagggatcggccattctactattgcttttatcttatctggatcaactgctattccttcctttgatattatattgccaaggtagtgaatcttttcctcgaagaaggcacattttgacaatttcccatacaacttatgttctctcaacctttgcaaaacaatttgtaggtgtactaaatgttcctcctcattcttagagtaaatcaatatgtcatccagaaataccaaaataaatttatccaagtagtcatggagtacactattcattaggttcataaatgcagctggggcattggttacaccaaaaggaactactatgaactcataatgcccatatctagtcctgaaagttgtcttcagaatgtcctcctccttaattctgagttgatggtatcctgaccggaggtctatctttgagaaaactactgctcctttcatttggtcaaaaagatcctctattcaagGTAAGGGATgcatattctttattgtgaccttgttcaacatcctatagtcgatgcatagtcttcaAGTTCCATtcttcttcttaacaaacaagaCTGGCGCTCCTCacggtgatacacttggccttttTAATCCCTTAGCTaatagttcctctaattgcatcttgagctcttgcaattcagttgtgttcattcggtaaggtgcccttgatactggttcaactcccGGTaatacttcgatagaaaagtcaaacttccttttagggggtaagccgggtaactcttctggaaatacatccttgaattcctataagaaaggggtattttcaaaagttggggtattttcctcttttccttcatcaatttcaaccatatagattaggcctcctcttcttctttccttctttatttgcatggctgatatggtttctatattaatgggattaaacattccttggattttgaccctttttcctccatcatccaaacattcaacaactttgctatagaaatctacattagcttgatggtctgttaaccaactcattccaataattacatcatataatcctaggggtgccacatagagatctacccttgtttcaaactcaggaaattgtaccctttccctcagcaaacacttagttacttccctagttgccttatccccatattgaaccgtccatgatgaatccatttgattaacttttaatgcatatttgcttacgaATTcaagtgagatgaaacattcagttgacccagtgtcaattagaattgaaattggttgttcaaatagtgtacatgtagtttccacgggaacattctggtatcttcctctttggttcctaactgctgcatgaatcctttgttggggccctt contains:
- the LOC131875950 gene encoding uncharacterized protein LOC131875950, with the protein product MSQGDSSRGGPGMDFRLAFGSKPSTLGTKVFDNNLFASDQEMNSSGLSGGPRVTKINGCLERCKERLKLVIPMELLADDIEYYSKHSFYCKFMGLRISLQFLESWAQRTWQPEGEMEIRLLANNYFMVSFDCMADRNRIFEGGPYFYNQVGLFMKPWHAGFNPTEELPSRVPVWVRLPWFPIECWREDVLHLVASLLGKPVGSSQQTQFKKVMTFARVCVEIDLSMPLPDSVEVSAGSYTWVQQIDYETLPFRCRFCHEYGHLQRRCPKAKPVGTHSGQSHRNSPGVDKGKGSIPGDEMAEDGFIPVKARNRNRGQKRTLGERQDDVSFNRFEVLDDLNQQEVNPGLMDLDQGALGLGKNGPPLEVIQVGQESGVGQMDLDQQLIVSAGPDTVHEILTKGGEGSPLPIKTGGEVGKSSNSSSRLGILQKDLKKGVGEKNPKLGRKKDLEKIKSTGETLVESGAVKPLDSHFLCTQK